In the Flavobacteriales bacterium genome, CCTACGCCGCACGGCACCTCATCGCAGCCTCAACGCTGGATGAATTCGCGGCGCTCCGGCAAAGGATGATGTGCGCTTCGCATTGCCGGAACATCGCTGCATTCGCTTTGCGCCACAAAACCGAACGAACGATGGAACGACCAACGATGATGACGAACGCCATGATCGCCGGACTGCTGCTGCTGGCCTCTCAGGGCATGAAGGCGCAGGATGTGGCAGAGCTGATCCCCGGGGAGCACAGGACTGAGCAGCACCGCGACGCGATGCGCTCAACGGACGTGGACCCGATCACGGACGATGGCCATGACGCGGACCGGTTGAGCCCGGCGGCCCAGTTCGTGATCACCAGTGAGCCCGATTCGAAAGGAACGCTGCACGTGCAGATCCGCGATGAGGCCGGCCGTGTGGTGCAGGACCGGTCGTATGCGGATAAGACCACGATCGCCGTGGACCTGGGCCACCTGCAGCATGGACGCTATGCCGCACGCGTGGAGCGCGGTGGTCAGGTGGTGGTGCGCCGATTCGTCCGGCCCTGAACTTCACCGCTGATGCGTGGAAGCCGGCCTCGCGCCGGCTTTTTCATGCGTGGAAGGGCGCGGTTCACGCCAGGTTCCCCAAGGCTTGATGCGGACTTCACACGCAAGGCGGCCCGATCCGCTTCCTTCGTGGCTCAGGCCCGGCACCTGTGGGTGGTCACAACGTCATCAACCCCGGCTTGGCCCACCGGTCGCCGGGTCCGATGCTGTGGATGTTGCGGGGGCATCCGTTGTCCTGTGCGGACCGGGTGCGATCCCACCGACCCTCGGTTCCAAAGCGGTCCGGCCGATGGGAGGTTCGAGCCACACACTGGGGATGGGATCGCGGCGTCGCCAGGTGCGCACGGACTGATAGGCATCCCGGAACGCGGAGAGATCGGCATCCGGATCCTTCCAGGCCCCATCCTCGAGCAAGGCATCCACAGCAAGCACTTGGGACACGGTGATCCGCGGGGCCAGCTGACGACGCAGCAGCTTCAGGCGCAGATGCACATCGGCGAGCCGGTCCCCCAGGAACACATCCTCGAAGCGCAACACCGCCCATACTACTTGATCGGTGTGATCCAAGCTGGTGACCCAACGCGCCAGCTCGGCGCCCAATCCATCCGCATTCCTTCGTTCGCCCATGGTTTCCGATCGACGATGAACACGTCGATCTCCGGGGCAAAAAGTAGTTCGAGCGGACGCGGTGCCAAGCGCTGAGGCCGGGCTCGTATCCACGACCTATCAACAGGCGGTTGTGGACCGCTCCGGGAGCACTTGAGGTTCTGGGGCAGACGATGCCGAACACGTTCACGAACAGGCCGAAGTCCGTGATATTGACCTGGTCGTCCCGGTTCAGGTCACCGCGCACGGCGTACACCGCAGCCTGGCCCACAGCCCCAGCACCCCGGAACACGCCAGCGTCTTCCCGGGTGCCAATGGCTACCCGTCCTGGATCCTCGACCCGTACGACCCATCCAGCCGCCGCGTGTTCAAGACCATGTAGAAGCTGGTCCGCCAGCAAGCTGAACGACCTTCGATGGAAGGACCGCTCGCATCGAAGAACACCACCTTGCCGGGGTCGGTACTGGGCATTCCTTCCGTCGCGACCACGATGCCGCCGGGCACCACGCACACGCTGTTGGCGCCAGCACATGCGCAAGCGAAGCTTAACCTTCCGATAGGGCGGGCTTCACGCGGGCCCTCGTGCTTTGCCCCGATGTCGCTCACCCGGAATGACGGCGCGGGACGGACCGGCGAACCCGGCGAAGAGCTCGCGCTCTTCGCTGCGGCGGTGCAGGCGGGGCGATCGGACCACGCGGTCTTCAGGCACTACACCACCGGGCCACCCATCGATCCGCATGACCCCCGACTGGACAGCGACCCCGCGGCGCTGACGGAGCGGTTGCGCAGCATGGCGGCGGCGGATCGGAGGAAACCCGGGACCACAGGGCGGCCAGCGCCGACCGCCGCACGGCGGGTGGATGAGGAGGACCTGATCGAATTCCTTCCGAGGCCCTTCGCCAGGACCTACGTGATGCGGCAGGCCATCCCTGAGCCGACAGTGGACGACCTGCCGTTCCTGATCGGACCGCAAGGAGGAGCAGGGAACACCTTCCTGGTCTTCGCACCGGAGACCGGCGCCGGCCAGCCCTTCGCGTTCGCCACTTCCGCCCTGCCCCACGCACAATTCGCCGGCCCAGGCCGGCGCACGGTGCTGCTTCCACGTCATACGTTTGATCCCAAGGGAGTGGCCCGGGACAACATCAGCGCATGGGCTGTGGACCGCTTCCAGGAGGTGTACGGTTCCCTTCCCCTCCGCCACGGCAAAGGTCCCCAGATGATCCCGCCCACGCTGTCGGAGGTCCGGGCCGCGCGTGCACAAGGCATTCGTCGCAGACCGCTGCGGAAAGCCACCATGGACCGCACGATCACCAGCACGGACGTCCTCCACTATGCCTACGCGGCGATGCATGACCCCTTGTGGAAAGGACGACCGGAGGAATCCGGCGCCGCACCCGGCCCGATACGCATCATGCTTCACCCCGACCTGGAGGCCTGGTGCAGCCTGGGCCAGGAACTGCTCGAGCTCCACCTCGGCCACGACATGCTCGAGGGGTGGCCATTGACCGCCACGCCGGTGCCGGCTCCAGTGTACGAGCGGATCGTTCATGATGAGGCGGGCGCGCCCTTCATCTGGCGGCTTCGCATGAAGGTGGACCGGGAGGAGGGCTGGATCGAGGTCGACGGCCGGGTCCGGCTGGAAGGTGTGCCGAGCCGTGCCTGGGACCTGATGCTTGGTGAGCGTTCGTTGATGGACCGCGTGATCGACCAGTACAAGGAGCTGGTGATCCATCCCGGGCGCAGCGCCAAGGAGGAACGGCAGCTCCGCGAACGTCATGTGGACCGATCCGTGCGCACCCTGCGCCGCGCGTGCCGGTTGAGCTTTGAGACGCAGCGGATCCGACAGGCGATCGCTGCGTTGCCGCACGCCATCACGACCCGCCTTCGCGCGTAAGATCCGATCGACCGGATCGTTACGCGAATGTGACCGGGCCGCAGGCCTCCGATGTCCGCCGACCGGGAATGAACGCTTCCGGGGCCTTGCTGGCCGCGGGTCCGTGCGCATTGGTCCGCATCGGTCGGAAATAGATCATGCTTAACGACCACGGAACGCACAGCCCAAACGGGGCCTGCACCTTCGCCGCCCGGAACGATCTCCCCGCATGAAGCCGCTGCATCATATACTAACGTTGATCGCCCTGGGCTGTTCGCTCATCATCCATGGACAGGGCATCATCCGCGGCAAGGTGACCGACCAGAACGGGGAGCCCATGATCGGAGCCTCCGTGATGCTCAAGGACAAGCCGACCGTCGGTACGGCGGCGGACCTGGACGGGAATTATTCCTTGACGATCAAGGACCCCGGTCCCGCGGTGATCACCATCGCCTCCTTCGGTTTCCAGGCCGTGGAGCGGACGGTGGACCCGAAGGGTGGTGAGGTCATCATCCTCAATGTCATGCTCAGCCAGCAAAGCACCGAGCTTAAGGAGTTCGAGGTGACTTATAAGGCGAGCAAGCGCAGTGACGGCTATCTGGACCGAATGAAGATCAACTCGGCCACGAGCTTTGATTTCATCTCAAGGGACGCGATGGTGCGGACGGGGGACGGGGATGCGGCGCAGGCGGTTCGTCGGGTGACCGGGGTATCTTCGGTTGGGGCCTTCGTCACAGTGCGCGGATTGGCCGATCGCTATGTGGCCACCACGATCAATGGGGGCCGGGTACCCACGCTTGACCCGTTCACCAACAACCTACGGCTTGACCTCTTCCCCACCGGTCTGATGGATAACATCATTATTACGAAAACGGCCACACCGGACGTGCCTGGTGATTGGTCGGGGGCGTACATCTCCATGAACACGAGCGACTACCCAGAGAAGTTCTTCCTGAACGTGCAGATGACGGTCGGCTATAATCCCAAATCAAGCTACAAGGACATCGTGACGGCCGGCACGTCCAGCACCGATCGCCTGGGATGGGATGACGGGACACGTGGCCTGCCCGAAGGCATGCCTGACGATGTGGAGGACTTCCCGCGATTCGTGGAGCCGAACATCTACCAGCAATTGAGCCTGCTCGGCCTCCAAGGCTATTTGAACGGTCTGGGCATCACATCGAGCACGCCCGGGTTCAACACCACGAGCATGACAACAGGCAGCACGCTGCAGCACCTGGCGCTCACCGAGCTCGGGCTTCTTCCCCCCGCGCTGCTGTACGACGCCACGGCTGTTTCCCAAGCGGTGAACACCTACAACGCCACCTACGACCTTGGGTACTTCTCCCCCACGGTGAACGCCGAGCTGGCCTCGCTGAACACGCGTTTTGACAACAGCCGGTGGCGGGTGGGGCAAGGTACGGGCGACCCGAACTACAACTTCGGGATCACCATGGGGAACCAACTCGATCTGGGGCGTGACCGCGAACGGCCGGGAAAGCTCGGCTACCTCGTGGGCCTGCGCTACAGTTCGGAGACCCAGTACGACGGAAGCTCAACCTTCCTGCGGACCTTCGAGCGGTACGAGGATGAAGAACCCGGGGACCAGTTCAAGCGCAAAGCCGAGCAACAGATCAGTGTGGTGTCCAATGGATGGAACGCCCTGGGCAACCTGTCATGGAACCCGAACCGCAACAACAGCATATCGCTGATGGCGATGGCCAATGTCCTGGGGCAGAACAACGCGCGGTTCATCACCTTCCTGGATCCCACCATCAGCGGCGAGACCTTCATTTCCGAGGAACAGTTCTGGGAGCAGAGACGCTTGTTCGCCTTCCAGTTGGGAGGGAAGCATCTGATACCGGCGCTCAACCTGACCGTGACCCCCGACGTGTCGTACTCGACCGGCAAGCGGGACATGTTGGACTTCCTGACGGTGCAATACGTGCTGCCACCTCCCAGCCAGCCGATCACGGACGTGGACGGTGCGCTGACCCCCCCGGGTCGTATCTACCGTTTCCTGAACGAACGGTTGCTCGACGCGCGGCTCGGGTTCGAGCTTCCTCTGGATGACGATCCTTCGCTGGTACGCAAGCTGAAGTTCGGAGGGGGGTATCGGTGGAACGAGCGACGCAACGACCAGAAGTACATGGTGGTGCTTGATGCGCCGGGCCCGACACAATGGGAGGAGCCGGGACGGTTCGAGATGAACGAGGAGGGTCGATTCCCCTCACGCTACGCCCCATTTGGCACCTTCAAGGACAATGACATCGGCATCCTGCATGTGGTCGCAGGATACGTGATGACCGACTATGCGCTCACCCCACGCCTTAGGATCGCAGGCGGCGTTCGCGCTGAGAACACGGACCTGTTGAGCGACATTTTCAAATTCTGGCGCGACGGGGTCGCCCGCGAGGACAGCATCAGAGGCACCGTGGGTGACCTCGCCATCAACGGAGCAGGGACACCGGAGCCCAAGCCGGCCTACCCTGGTGAGATCAAGCAATGGGACCTGCTGCCGAGCGTCAACCTCATCTATCGCATCAGGAATGACGAGGGCGCACCGATGAACCTGCGCCTGGGCTACTTCAGGTCGCTGGGTCGCCCAAGTTTCCGCGAGCTCAGCGTCGTCCAATACTATGACTACCTCTTCCAGGCTCCTGTCTTCGGGAACCCGGACCTAAGGATGACGGCGATCGACAACTACGACCTTCGTTTGGAGAATTTCTTCGCCGGTGGTGCCAACGTGTCCCTTAGCGGATTCTACAAAGCGTTCCGCGACCACATTGAACTGCTGCAGACCTCCGGAGGGGGCATCACATGGCGCAACGCCGACCGCAGCTACGTGGTGGGCGTGGAACTGGAGGGACGGGTGAAGCTCCTTCGGCCTCTGGAGCTCCGCGGCAATCTAACATGGATGGAGTCGCGGTCCTTCCTGACCACGTACATCGCAGGTGACGAGGTGAAATACAGCACACCGATGTACGGACAGGCCCCGTACATCGTGAACACCATGCTGACCTACGCGCTGGACAGCCTGAAGATGGACCTCAGCGTGTCATACAACCTGCAGGGCCCGAAGCTTGCGGTGACCAACAACGAAGGCGACCCTGATGCCGTGCGTTCCTTCGAGATGCCGAGGCATGTGGTCGATATCACCCTGGGCAAGCAGTTCGGCGCCCACTGGGGACTGCAGTTCAGGGTGCGTGACCTGCTGAACACCGCGGTGCGCAGAATCCACCTCTTCGCCGAAGGCTATGGGCCGGACTTCGACAGCTACCGCTGGGGTACCGAATACCAGCTCAACCTTTCGTACACCATCCGATGACCACACGAGCGATCCTGCTTCTTACCGCCATCACGATGGCAGTGCAGGTCCGTGCCCAAGGCG is a window encoding:
- a CDS encoding T9SS type A sorting domain-containing protein, whose product is MERPTMMTNAMIAGLLLLASQGMKAQDVAELIPGEHRTEQHRDAMRSTDVDPITDDGHDADRLSPAAQFVITSEPDSKGTLHVQIRDEAGRVVQDRSYADKTTIAVDLGHLQHGRYAARVERGGQVVVRRFVRP
- a CDS encoding outer membrane beta-barrel protein — encoded protein: MKPLHHILTLIALGCSLIIHGQGIIRGKVTDQNGEPMIGASVMLKDKPTVGTAADLDGNYSLTIKDPGPAVITIASFGFQAVERTVDPKGGEVIILNVMLSQQSTELKEFEVTYKASKRSDGYLDRMKINSATSFDFISRDAMVRTGDGDAAQAVRRVTGVSSVGAFVTVRGLADRYVATTINGGRVPTLDPFTNNLRLDLFPTGLMDNIIITKTATPDVPGDWSGAYISMNTSDYPEKFFLNVQMTVGYNPKSSYKDIVTAGTSSTDRLGWDDGTRGLPEGMPDDVEDFPRFVEPNIYQQLSLLGLQGYLNGLGITSSTPGFNTTSMTTGSTLQHLALTELGLLPPALLYDATAVSQAVNTYNATYDLGYFSPTVNAELASLNTRFDNSRWRVGQGTGDPNYNFGITMGNQLDLGRDRERPGKLGYLVGLRYSSETQYDGSSTFLRTFERYEDEEPGDQFKRKAEQQISVVSNGWNALGNLSWNPNRNNSISLMAMANVLGQNNARFITFLDPTISGETFISEEQFWEQRRLFAFQLGGKHLIPALNLTVTPDVSYSTGKRDMLDFLTVQYVLPPPSQPITDVDGALTPPGRIYRFLNERLLDARLGFELPLDDDPSLVRKLKFGGGYRWNERRNDQKYMVVLDAPGPTQWEEPGRFEMNEEGRFPSRYAPFGTFKDNDIGILHVVAGYVMTDYALTPRLRIAGGVRAENTDLLSDIFKFWRDGVAREDSIRGTVGDLAINGAGTPEPKPAYPGEIKQWDLLPSVNLIYRIRNDEGAPMNLRLGYFRSLGRPSFRELSVVQYYDYLFQAPVFGNPDLRMTAIDNYDLRLENFFAGGANVSLSGFYKAFRDHIELLQTSGGGITWRNADRSYVVGVELEGRVKLLRPLELRGNLTWMESRSFLTTYIAGDEVKYSTPMYGQAPYIVNTMLTYALDSLKMDLSVSYNLQGPKLAVTNNEGDPDAVRSFEMPRHVVDITLGKQFGAHWGLQFRVRDLLNTAVRRIHLFAEGYGPDFDSYRWGTEYQLNLSYTIR